CGAGGATTTCGTCGACGGTGTGGTGCCGATTCTTCAACGGCGCGGGCTGTTCCGCACGGAATACACGGGACGCACCCTGCGCGACCACATGGGACTGGCACGACCCGCTGGACGCACGCGCGAGCAGGCCGCGGCGTAGCGGCACCGCCCACGGTACATCGTCGCCGTACTTTGCATTTGCTACCTCGTATTCCTTCTTGGACCCGCGGCAGCGGCCTTCATAGACTGGTGCTTCCCAATACTTCCGCACCTTGCTCCATGAAACGACGCTCCGCACTTGCTTCCCTGGCAGCCCTGGCCATCGCGCTGCCCGCATTCTCCATCGGCACCGTCCACGCCCAAACGACGGGCAAGCCCCTCAAGGTGGGCGTGCGCGGCGGAGTCGATGAAGAAATCTGGGAAGTTGTCACGCGCGAGGCCGCGAAGAACGGCCTGAAGGTGGAGCCCGTGATCATCACGGGCACCGCCAGCCCGAACGAGGCGCTGAACAATGGTGACCTCGATGCCAACTCGTTCCAGCACATCCCGTTCCTGCGTGATCAGATCCGCCAGCGCGGCTACAAGATCGTCAACGTCGGCACCACGCTGATCTCGCCGATCGCCTTCTACTCGCGCAAGGTCAAGTCGCTGGAAGCGCTGCCGAACGGCGCGCGCATCGGCATTCCGAACGACCCGAGCAATCAGACCCGCGCGCTGGTCATCCTGCGCGATCACGGTCTTGTCAAGCTCAAGGACGGTTTCGATCCGTCCACGGGCACGGCATCGCTGGCGGACATCACGGCCAACCCGCGCAAGCTCGATCTCGTTGAAAGCGCGTCGGTGGTGCTGCCGCGCGCGCTGCCCGATCTCGATGCCGCAGCCATCATCAACACGTTCGCGTACCAGGCCGGGCTGATTTCCTCGCGCGACGGCATTGCCGTCGAAAAGCGGGAGAACAATCCCTACGTCAATGTGATCGCGGTGCGCGAGAAGGACAGGAACGCGCCGTGGGTCGCAACGCTCGTGAAGTCATATCAGTCCGACGCCGTGCGCAAGTTCATCCTGACCAAGTATCAGGGATCGATCATCCCGGCATTCTGACGAGGGAGACTAGCAATGCACACCGTATCCCAGTTGCACGCGCGCGATTCCCATATCGTGTTCGAGCAGGTTGGCAAGACCTATCCCGGCGCGGCGACGCCCGCGCTGACCGACGTGTCATTCTCGATCGGGCGTGGCGAGCGCTTTGGCATCATTGGGCGCAGCGGCGCGGGCAAGTCGACGCTGCTGCGCACGATAAATATGCTCGAGCGCCCTGACGAGGGACATGTTCGCGTCGACGGCGTCGATATCGGCACGCTAGACGAGAAAGGACTTGTCGCATTGCGCCGGCGCATCGGCATGATCTTCCAGCATTTCAATCTGATGTCGGCCAAGACCGTCTTCGAGAATGTCGCGTTGCCGCTGCGTGTGGCGGGGGTGGGACGAGCGGAGACAGCGTCGCGCGTCAACGAGCTGCTGGCGCTGGTAGGGCTGGCGGACAAGGCGAATGCCTACCCGGCGATGCTCTCCGGTGGACAGAAGCAACGCGTTGGCATTGCCCGCGCGCTGGTGCATCGGCCGGAGATCCTGCTGTGCGACGAGGCCACGTCGGCGCTGGACCCCGAAACCACGGAACAGATCCTGGCGCTGCTGCGTGACATCAACCGACAGTTCGCGCTGACCATTGTGCTGATCACGCACGATATGGCGGTGATCGACGAAGCGTGCGATCGCGTGCTGGTACTCGATCACGGCCATGCGATGGAGCATGGCCCGGTCTGGCGTGTCTTCAGCGAACCGAAGGCCGACGCCACTATCGCGCTGCTGCGTCCGCTGCGCAAACGCCTGCAAGCGCAGGCTCATTCTCCGGAGATTGTCGATCGTGTTGCCAATGGCTGAGAAGTACCTGAAGGCGCTGGGTGAGACCCTGATCATGACGACCAGCGCGTGCGCGGTGGTGTTCGTCACTGGCCTCGCGCTGGCGCTCGTTCTGACGATCACCGCGCCGGCGGGCCTGGCGCCACGACCACGCGTGCATCGCACGCTGTCGGTGCTGGTGAACATGTTCCGGTCCGTGCCGTTCATCATCCTGCTGGTGGCGATGCTTCCGGTCACGCGGATGATCGTCGGTACCACGATGGGCATCTGGGCCGCCGTGGTGCCATTGAGCGCCCACCTGATTCCGTTCTTCGCCCGCGTTTCACAAGTGGCGCTCAATGAGACTGATTCCGGGCTGGTCGAGGCCGCGCGGGCCATGGGGTGCCGCCGCTGGCATATCGTGCGCCACGTGTTGCTGCCCGAGGCGCTTCCTGCATTGATCGGCGGCGCCACTGTGACCGTGATCGCGATGATCGGCGCATCCGCGATGGCGGGCGCAGTCGGTGCGGGCGGGCTGGGCGACCTTGCCATCCGCTATGGCTACGAACGGTATGAAACAGCGGTGATGTTCAATGTGATCGTGATCCTGGTGGCGCTGGTCACGCTGGTGCAGTTCAGCGGAGAGCGGCTGGCACGTCAGTTCGACCATCGCAGGTAGCAGGTAACGCGAAGCCCCCACGTGAAAACGTGGGGGCTTCCCTTCGCGATCGGAAAAGATCAGAACAGGCCGGTCGTGGGCGGCGGCTCATCCTTGAGCAGCCAGGCGCCCACCGCCGCTGCCTTCCATTGGCGGGGATTGTGATTCGCCACGGTCCTGGCGTTGCGCCAGTGACGGTCCAGGTTGTACTGGCGGTCGCACGAGGAAGCCCCGCCAACATCAAGGGCCAACTCCGAAGCCTTGAGCGCGGCTGCAACGGTGAAGACCTGCGCCTGGGCAACGTCGATCGATGCCTGCGTCAGCGATGCGTTGCTCAGGTTGTCGGCCCAGGCGGCGTCGATGGTATCGGCCGCACGTAGCGTAGCGGCTTCGGCGGCAAAGACCTCGGCAGAGATCTGGCCAATGGTCTCTTGCACGTAGGGGTCATCCACCGAGCGCTCGGCCGAACTGTGCTTGATCGGACGGGCCTTGTTGCGCGCGAACCAGACCGCATCATTGAGCGCATTGCGTGCGATGCCCGCCTCGGTGGCGGCAAGGAATAGCTGGAATACCGGCGAAACCGGGTTGCGGCGATCACGCGGCAGAAAGCTGCCGCGTACCTCGTCCGTCTCCACGCGCATGTTCGTGAAGCGCGTGGTACCGCTGGCCGTCAGCCGCTGACCGATCGTATCGAAGTCGTCCACCAGTTCCATGCCCGCGCGTTCGCGCGGCACGGTGAAGTGCGTTTCCTTGCCGGCTTCGTCCAGCGCGATCGAGCTGACCCAGTCCGCATAGAGCCCACCGGTGCTGTAGTACTTGGTGCCATTGACGAGGTAGTGGTCGCCATGGCGCACGATGGTGGCCTGAATGGCGCCCTGCTTGCCGCCGCGCTCCACGCCGCCGTTGCCGATGATATGCCCGGCCAGCAGACGGCCGAACCAGCGCTTGCGATCGGCTTCGTTGTCGTGCGCGGCCAGCAGACCTTCCACCAGGCCGAAGTTGGGACGCAGCGCCTGTGCGAGATTGGAGTCCACGGCCGCGAGTTCGATCACGAAGCGGATGGCATCGCGCAACGTGCCACCCGGCCCGCCGTAGACCTTGGGAATGCGGAACGTCAGCAGGCCGGCGTTGGCGACCTCTCGCGCGAAAGCGTAGGGCAGATCGCGCTGGAGCTCGCGGATTGCCGCGCCTTCGGCAATCCGGGGCAGTAGCGCTTGCGCGCGCTGACGCAGGATGGCGACATCCGCTGCCGGCGGTAGTGCGTTGCCGGGCGGCGCGGGATGCGGGTGGTTCGATTTTGTCGCACCTGCAGGGGCGACGATTTGAAGTGCAGCTTCTGTAGTCACGGTACGGGCTTCTGCGCCTATCGGCGAGGGTTGCTCTGGGCCGTTCAGAGTAACCAATCCCGCCCGCGTCACTAAGCGCGAATTCCGCATGTCGACGCTACCCGTCCGTATGAGACGCGTAGCGACTGGACTCAGGCGGGTTGCTGCTCCGCCACTGTTTGCACGATCGACCTAGCCAACGCTTCTATGCCCTGCGCGGAGAGGCTGTCCGCGTGCACCACGCGCCGCGCGTCCCATTTGTGAAAATGCTTGCGTTGCGAGCGCGCGTAGGAAGGGTCGTAGTGCTCGGTCGCCAGTTCGCCGAACAGCTGGCGCAGGTTTCCTGTGGTCGCCATCTCCTGCCACGCGGCGATGATGGTCTTGCCGTGCAGTTCCTTCAGCCGCCCAAGCTGATCGGCAAGCCAGGCGGGCCGATCGCCAAGATACGCATAGTCATGCAGCAGGAACGCGAGTCGTGTTTCTGGCGATGCGTCGATCTCCACGCAGGCGCTTTCGCGCATGTGGGCAACCAGCGGCACCGGCAGATTGAGCTTGCCAATGCGCGCGCCTTCACCTTCCACATAAAGCGGCCGGGCCAGATCGACGCGCTCGATCACATCCGCCAGTGCGGTCTCGAACGCGGTCTGTGAAGGCTGGGCGACATCGGGCAATGCGCCGAGCAGCGATCCCTTGTGCCGGGCCAGCCCTTCGAGATCGAGCACCTGTTCGCCTTGTGCGGCCAGTGCATGGAGCACGCGCGTCTTGCCGCTGCCTGTGGCGCCGCAGATCACGACCAGCGGCGCGCGCGCGGCCTGCGTGTCGAGCACATCGATAACGTGACGGCGCCAGGCCTTGTAGCCGCCGGCAAGCTGCTGGGCATCCCAGCCCACCATGCGCATCCACGTCGTCATCGAGCCGCTGCGCAGCCCGCCGCGCCAGCAATACACCAGCGGCCGCCAGCCAGACGGGCGATCGGCGAACTGCTCGCGCAAATGGCGGGCGAGGTTGGCTGCCACCATGGCACCGCCGACACGTCGCGCCTCGAATGCGCCGACCTGCTTGTACAGCGTGCCGACGATGCGGCGCTCCTCGTTATCGAGAACCGGGCAGTTGATGGCGCCGGGAATATGGTCGATCTCGAACTCCGCCGGTGAGCGGGCGTCGATGATCGTGTCGAACGCGTGGCGGTCTTCGACTCTTACGACTGGTTTCATGGGGTGACCGTCAGCCCGGGTTCGCCGGCTTCCATGCGGCCCACCACGGTGGCTTCCGTGAAGCCCTGCTCACGGAAGACGGCCAGTACCTTGCCCACGGCGTCTGGCGCGCAACTGATCAGCAGGCCGCCACTGGTCTGAGGGTCGGTGACCAGCGGCTGGGCAAGCTCGGGCAGGCCAGCGGCGAGTTCGACTTCGCTGCCATAGCCTTCCCAGTTGCGGCGCGATGCACCGGTGATGAAGCCCTGTTCCGCCAGTGACATCACATTCGGCAGCAAGGGAATGCGAGGCCATTCCAGCACCGCGCGCAAGCCGGCGCCGCGCGCAAGTTCCAGCGTATGGCCTGCGATGCCGAAGCCGGTGACATCGGTGATCGCATGGACATCGTCGAGTTCGGCCAGGGCGATGCCGGGCGTATTCAACTTTGTGGTGGTGTCGATCAGCCGTGCGTATCCGGCATCATCGAGCTTTTCCTTCTTCAGCGCGGCGGACATCACGCCTACGCCGAGCGGCTTGCCGAGCACCAGCACGTCACCGGCGCGCGCGTCGCGGTTGCGGCGGATCTTCTTCGGATGCGCCAGCCCCATCACCACCAGGCCATAGATGGGTTCGACCGAGTCGATCGTATGGCCACCGGCAATGGGGATGCCAGCCGCCTGGCAAACGCTCTGACCGCCTTCTATCACCCGGCCGATCACTTCGAGCGGCAACTGGTTGACCGGCATCGCGACCAGTGCGAGCGCCATGATCGGACGTCCGCCCATCGCATAGATGTCGCTGATGGCGTTGGTGGCGGCAATGCGGCCGAAGTCGAACGGATCGTCGACGATCGGCATGAAGAAATCGGTGGTGGCGATCAGCGCCTGCGTTTCGTTGAGCTGATAGACCGCGGCATCGTCGGACGTTTCGATCCCGACCAGCAGTTCCTTGGGGACCGGCAACGCTGCGCTCGAGCGCAGGATCTGGGACAGGACGCCGGGCGCGATCTTGCAGCCGCAACCGCCCCCGTGGGAAAAACTGGTGAGACGCAGCGGAGGCGTGGCCTCCACTTGGGGGGTGTTGGTGTTCATAGGGAGTGGCGTGGGCCCAGGCGGATCGGAGATAGGCCGTACTTTACAGTACGAGTCCGGCCCGCCCGGCGTCGTGCGATGACTGCCCAATGACTGCCTAGTGAATGCCTATTTCTTGCGCTTCTCAGCCAGGCGCGTGTTGATCCGTTGCGTCAGTCGCTCGATATTGGCATTCAATGCGTCGCCACGCGCGGCATCGGCGGGGACGTGTCTGTTGGCGCTGGCGTCCCAGACGGAATCCATGCGCAGGTACTCGTGCATGGCATCTGCCAGCAGGGTCATGTCCTGCAGCAAGGGCGCGCGCGAATCGCCGGGCGGCAGCGTGACGCGCACCAGACCGGACAGCGCTTGCTCGAAGGCGGGCGCGTGGATGGTTCGGGTACGCGCGTCGACCTCGCGCTCGGGCATTTTGCCGGCCTTCATGGCCTCGATATCGGCTTGCGTCGCCCGAAGCGCGGTCATGAAGCGATCGGCGGCCACTTCGAACTGTCGGGAACCGGCCAGCTGGGCGCGCAGGGTCAGCGGTGCGGGCGGCGCAAACGCGGCCACACCGACCACCGCGACGATGGCCGTCACGGTGGCCATCAACGTGCCACGGCGCAGCTTCTTGCGGTAAGTCTCCGGCGACAGCCGGACCGGCAGGCACAACGCCAGCAGCGCGCCGCCAATCAAGCCACCCACATGCGCGGCGTTATCCACACGCGTCGACAGGAAGCCCTGTGCGAGCGAGTAGCCGATCATGATCACGGCATCGCTGACGAGTCGATTGCGAATGCTCTGCGGCAGTTCGCGGCGATGCAGCAGTGCCGCGACAAGCAGCGCGCCGCCGATGCCGAACACCGCTCCCGAGGCGCCGACGGACACCGAGGCCTGCGCCGCGAAATAGAGGCTCAATGCGCTGCCGAGCAGGCCGGCGCCAACGTAGATCAGCAGGAAGCTGCGCGTGCCAAAGAATCGTTCCACATGCGTGCCGAGCAAGTAGAGCACCACCATATTGGCGGCCAGATGCTTGAGGCTGCCGTGAAGGAAGGTGGCCGTCAGCAGCCGCCACCACTGACCGTCCTGCGTCAGCGCGCCAAGATTGCCGCCCCAGTCAATGAGCATCTTTGGCGCGGCGCCATCCAGCGCGGCGCCGCGCGAAAGCATGATGAGCCAGATGAGCACGTTCACGGCGATCATGCTGTACAGGCCCCAGGTGCGGGGCAGCGCCTGCATTTGCGCCACGAAGGCCCGCTCGGCAACAACGTCGGCGGACGGCGTGATGCCAGCCACGCGCATGTGGTGCGCCACCAGTGCCTGAACGAGTTGCTGATCGGACTTGCGCAGCATGGCCAGTCGTACCTGATAGGCGCGACGCGCTTTCCGACGGCCGCCGGGCTTCGTTTCGACCGTTTCGATGACAAGGGTCTCGCCGGCGCCCCGCACGTCGCGTATCGCCGCACCAGCGATGTCTCGCCAGCGCAGATGGCGGCGTTTGCGCGGGAATGCCGTGGAACCGATGCCGCTGGCATCGATGGTCAGCAATGGTTTGCCGAGCGGCGCATGGCGTCCCCATCCCCATTCAAAGAGGATCAGGATGCCTAGCAGCACTAGGCTCATCAAAACGGAGCCGGCGTTGCCGCGCATGCTGACCAGCAGCAGCGCAGCCAGGCCACCAAAGATCGCCCACAAGATCAGCCGCATGAACAGCGCGGCGCCAAACTGGCGCACGTAGAAGGCGCCTATCGGGCGGGCAGGGGTGGCCCTTTGCCGCCAGCGTTGCGATTGCTCCATCGTTCTTCCCGAAACGGATTCAAGGTTCGCGTCATCTCGAGTGGCATTCCCGGTGACGGAGCCACGGCGCGCGTGACGCGACGATAGAGGCACTGCCTGTGCGGCGCAAGCTCCCCCGTTGGCGGGGTTGCGTTGTGTGGGGTAGCCCCCTGTTGGACAGCCAGCCTTACATTGACTGCAAAGTCAGAAATTGCCAACCACTCGCCACACCAGCATCAACGACAACGCCAGCATCGTTATCCCAATCAGGGCATCCAGCGCCTGCCAGGCTTTGGGGCGGGCGAACCACGGCGCCAGCCAGCGGGCGCCGAATCCCAGCAGTCCGAACCAGAGCACGCTGGCGGAGCTTGCGCCCGCCACGAACCAGCCGCGTAGTGCCGCCGGTTGCTGGGCGCCGATGCTGCCAACCAGCAGCACCGTATCCAGATAGACGTGCGGGTTGAGCAGCGTGAAGGCTGCCGCCTGAGCCAGCGCGGCGCTTCGGCCGAGGCCTTCGCCGCTGGTGCGGGTGCTTAGCTGGTGCGATTCCCGGGCGCGCCGCAGAGCCCGCCACCCATATATCGCCAGGAAGATGGCGCCGACTGCCGCTAACGCGCGGGCAAGGCCGGGGCTTTCGCCAAGGGCCTGGGCCATGCCCATGACGCCCGCCGTGATCAACAAGGCGTCTGCCACTGCGCAGAACAGCACCACGCTGCCCACGTGCTCGCGTCGCAACCCTTGGCGCAGGACGAAGGCATTCTGCGCGCCGATGGCGACGATCAGTCCGAAGCTCAAGGCCATGCCTTGCAGCGAAACGGAAAAAGCGGGAGATGGGGCGGGGAGGGCGGTGATCATCCGAGGGAGCTTGCCTGTCTTTCTGGATGAAGACAAACTATCTTTCCTTCATCTAATTAAGTTGAGCTAAACCGATGCTGGACTACGCCGCGCTTTCCGCACTGGCTGCTGTGATTCGCGAGGGCAGCTTCGAGCGTGCGGCTCGCGCGCTCAACGTGACGCCGTCGGCGATTTCGCAGCGCATCCGCTTGCTGGAAGAGCGCGTGGGCTGCGCGCTGGTGGTGCGTGCCCAGCCTTGCCGGGCGACCGAGACCGGACGGCGGTTGTGCCAGCACGTGGACCGGGTGCGTTTGCTTGAGCAGGAACTTCAGGGGGCGCTGCCGGCGCTGGCGCCCGAGGGTGTGACACGGGTGGCGTTACCGGTGGCGGTGAATGCCGATAGCCTGGCCACCTGGGCCGCGCCCGCCATTGCCACGTTCGCCGCGGCGCATCCCGTATTGATGGAAGTGGCCGTGGACGATCAGGACCACACCACCGAGTGGCTACGCAGCGGCGCAGTGCTGGCTGCCGTGACGGGCACCGGCCGGCCCGCGGCAGGATGCAACAGCCGCCCGCTTGGCGCGATGCGCTATCTGGCGGCGGCCAGTCCGGCGTTCATGCAACGCTACTTTGTCGATGGCGTTGGCGCAGGCACTCTGGCCGAGGCGCCGAGCCTCGTGTTCAACACCAAGGATGAGCTGCAGGTGCGGTGGGCGCGGCGCTTGTGCCATCGGCATGTGGAACTGCCCCGGCATACGTTGCCGTCGTCGCAGGCGTTCGTGACGGCGGCCTTGGCTGGCATGGGCTGGGGCTTGCATCCACAGGCGCTCGTCGCGCCGTATCTGGCGAATGGCACGCTGGTCGAACTGGTGCCAGGGGCGCCGCTCGATGTCCCCCTTCACTGGCAATACGCACGCGCGGCGTCAGGCTTGCTCGACGGGCTGAGCCGCGAGGTGCTGGCTGCCGCGCGGGTTGCGCTACTGGCGCCCTGATCTTGGCTGGTGTTGGCTGGGGGCGGCGGGTTCCCGTATGGCCTGCGGCAGCCATGCTTCGACAAGACATGGAAGCCGGGGATATCGACGTGGTGAAGCAAGCGGGTGCTTGTCCGTGGAAAGAGATCTGGCGGCCTCCGTCGGTCGTGTCCTTCAACCCATCTTCGGCGGCCAATTGTGCGTCTCTGTCTGGCAGTGGCCGCACCAGGCGTAGAGCGCGTCGTACATCACCATGCCGTGTTCAAGCATCTCGAGGTCGTCATTGAACATGCGCGACAGTCCCAGCGAGATGGCGTAGAGCCCGCTGGATTGCGGTGTGAGGTCCAGCCGCGACGTGTCCGCGCCACGTACGATGCCGGCCAGTTGCTGCAAGGCCGCGTCGCCGCCTAGGTGGTACTTGTCCAGGAACGCATCGAAGCTGCAGCGCTCGCCGACGTGTGTGAGTTCCACGCCGGGAACGTCGTACGGGATGGCACCCGATTCATTGGCGATGCGCGTGACATCGTCGGGTGGCACGTAGAGAAACTCCGGCGTCTCGTCGATAAAGCGGGCAATCAGCCAGGGACAAGCGATCCGGTCGATCTTGGGGTGTTCGCGCGTGATCCATTGCATGGCGGTCTCCTTGTCAGTGATGCAGCAACGGGTAGATCAACAGGCCAAGGGCCGCCGCACCCGCCACGATGGCCGGTTCCGGCAGCTTCCTGAACCTGAGGAGCAGCGCGACGGTGACCACTGCCAGCAGCACCGTCGGTACATCGACGA
This genomic interval from Cupriavidus metallidurans CH34 contains the following:
- a CDS encoding LysE/ArgO family amino acid transporter; the protein is MITALPAPSPAFSVSLQGMALSFGLIVAIGAQNAFVLRQGLRREHVGSVVLFCAVADALLITAGVMGMAQALGESPGLARALAAVGAIFLAIYGWRALRRARESHQLSTRTSGEGLGRSAALAQAAAFTLLNPHVYLDTVLLVGSIGAQQPAALRGWFVAGASSASVLWFGLLGFGARWLAPWFARPKAWQALDALIGITMLALSLMLVWRVVGNF
- the mnmH gene encoding tRNA 2-selenouridine(34) synthase MnmH, whose protein sequence is MKPVVRVEDRHAFDTIIDARSPAEFEIDHIPGAINCPVLDNEERRIVGTLYKQVGAFEARRVGGAMVAANLARHLREQFADRPSGWRPLVYCWRGGLRSGSMTTWMRMVGWDAQQLAGGYKAWRRHVIDVLDTQAARAPLVVICGATGSGKTRVLHALAAQGEQVLDLEGLARHKGSLLGALPDVAQPSQTAFETALADVIERVDLARPLYVEGEGARIGKLNLPVPLVAHMRESACVEIDASPETRLAFLLHDYAYLGDRPAWLADQLGRLKELHGKTIIAAWQEMATTGNLRQLFGELATEHYDPSYARSQRKHFHKWDARRVVHADSLSAQGIEALARSIVQTVAEQQPA
- a CDS encoding rhomboid family intramembrane serine protease; the protein is MEQSQRWRQRATPARPIGAFYVRQFGAALFMRLILWAIFGGLAALLLVSMRGNAGSVLMSLVLLGILILFEWGWGRHAPLGKPLLTIDASGIGSTAFPRKRRHLRWRDIAGAAIRDVRGAGETLVIETVETKPGGRRKARRAYQVRLAMLRKSDQQLVQALVAHHMRVAGITPSADVVAERAFVAQMQALPRTWGLYSMIAVNVLIWLIMLSRGAALDGAAPKMLIDWGGNLGALTQDGQWWRLLTATFLHGSLKHLAANMVVLYLLGTHVERFFGTRSFLLIYVGAGLLGSALSLYFAAQASVSVGASGAVFGIGGALLVAALLHRRELPQSIRNRLVSDAVIMIGYSLAQGFLSTRVDNAAHVGGLIGGALLALCLPVRLSPETYRKKLRRGTLMATVTAIVAVVGVAAFAPPAPLTLRAQLAGSRQFEVAADRFMTALRATQADIEAMKAGKMPEREVDARTRTIHAPAFEQALSGLVRVTLPPGDSRAPLLQDMTLLADAMHEYLRMDSVWDASANRHVPADAARGDALNANIERLTQRINTRLAEKRKK
- the selD gene encoding selenide, water dikinase SelD, which encodes MNTNTPQVEATPPLRLTSFSHGGGCGCKIAPGVLSQILRSSAALPVPKELLVGIETSDDAAVYQLNETQALIATTDFFMPIVDDPFDFGRIAATNAISDIYAMGGRPIMALALVAMPVNQLPLEVIGRVIEGGQSVCQAAGIPIAGGHTIDSVEPIYGLVVMGLAHPKKIRRNRDARAGDVLVLGKPLGVGVMSAALKKEKLDDAGYARLIDTTTKLNTPGIALAELDDVHAITDVTGFGIAGHTLELARGAGLRAVLEWPRIPLLPNVMSLAEQGFITGASRRNWEGYGSEVELAAGLPELAQPLVTDPQTSGGLLISCAPDAVGKVLAVFREQGFTEATVVGRMEAGEPGLTVTP
- a CDS encoding methionine ABC transporter permease — encoded protein: MAEKYLKALGETLIMTTSACAVVFVTGLALALVLTITAPAGLAPRPRVHRTLSVLVNMFRSVPFIILLVAMLPVTRMIVGTTMGIWAAVVPLSAHLIPFFARVSQVALNETDSGLVEAARAMGCRRWHIVRHVLLPEALPALIGGATVTVIAMIGASAMAGAVGAGGLGDLAIRYGYERYETAVMFNVIVILVALVTLVQFSGERLARQFDHRR
- a CDS encoding acyl-CoA dehydrogenase family protein, whose translation is MTTEAALQIVAPAGATKSNHPHPAPPGNALPPAADVAILRQRAQALLPRIAEGAAIRELQRDLPYAFAREVANAGLLTFRIPKVYGGPGGTLRDAIRFVIELAAVDSNLAQALRPNFGLVEGLLAAHDNEADRKRWFGRLLAGHIIGNGGVERGGKQGAIQATIVRHGDHYLVNGTKYYSTGGLYADWVSSIALDEAGKETHFTVPRERAGMELVDDFDTIGQRLTASGTTRFTNMRVETDEVRGSFLPRDRRNPVSPVFQLFLAATEAGIARNALNDAVWFARNKARPIKHSSAERSVDDPYVQETIGQISAEVFAAEAATLRAADTIDAAWADNLSNASLTQASIDVAQAQVFTVAAALKASELALDVGGASSCDRQYNLDRHWRNARTVANHNPRQWKAAAVGAWLLKDEPPPTTGLF
- a CDS encoding LysR family transcriptional regulator ArgP, with translation MLDYAALSALAAVIREGSFERAARALNVTPSAISQRIRLLEERVGCALVVRAQPCRATETGRRLCQHVDRVRLLEQELQGALPALAPEGVTRVALPVAVNADSLATWAAPAIATFAAAHPVLMEVAVDDQDHTTEWLRSGAVLAAVTGTGRPAAGCNSRPLGAMRYLAAASPAFMQRYFVDGVGAGTLAEAPSLVFNTKDELQVRWARRLCHRHVELPRHTLPSSQAFVTAALAGMGWGLHPQALVAPYLANGTLVELVPGAPLDVPLHWQYARAASGLLDGLSREVLAAARVALLAP
- a CDS encoding chromate resistance protein ChrB domain-containing protein, which translates into the protein MQWITREHPKIDRIACPWLIARFIDETPEFLYVPPDDVTRIANESGAIPYDVPGVELTHVGERCSFDAFLDKYHLGGDAALQQLAGIVRGADTSRLDLTPQSSGLYAISLGLSRMFNDDLEMLEHGMVMYDALYAWCGHCQTETHNWPPKMG
- a CDS encoding MetQ/NlpA family ABC transporter substrate-binding protein, whose amino-acid sequence is MKRRSALASLAALAIALPAFSIGTVHAQTTGKPLKVGVRGGVDEEIWEVVTREAAKNGLKVEPVIITGTASPNEALNNGDLDANSFQHIPFLRDQIRQRGYKIVNVGTTLISPIAFYSRKVKSLEALPNGARIGIPNDPSNQTRALVILRDHGLVKLKDGFDPSTGTASLADITANPRKLDLVESASVVLPRALPDLDAAAIINTFAYQAGLISSRDGIAVEKRENNPYVNVIAVREKDRNAPWVATLVKSYQSDAVRKFILTKYQGSIIPAF